A single Callithrix jacchus isolate 240 chromosome 4, calJac240_pri, whole genome shotgun sequence DNA region contains:
- the MDC1 gene encoding mediator of DNA damage checkpoint protein 1 isoform X3: MMEDTQAIDWDIEEEEETEQSCESLGCNLEPVGRLHIFSGAHGPEKDFPLHLGKNVIGRMPGCSVALPFPSISKQHAEIEISAWDKAPILRDCGSLNGTQILRPPKVLSPGVSHRLRDQELILFADLPCQYHRLDVPLPFVSRGPLTVEETPRVQGGTQPQRLLLAEDSEEEVDSLSERCVIKKSRTTSSSVGMIVPESDEEGNSPVLGGPGLPFAFTLNSDTVAEDQQPATEEASSAARRGAAIEPEQSEAEVTTEIQLEKNQPSVKERDNDTKVKRGAGNGVVLAGMMLERSQPPAEDSDTDVDDDSRPPGRPAEVHLERVQPLGFIDSDTDIEEEGIPATPAVVPMKKRKIFHGVGIRGPGAPGLAHLQESQAGSDTDMEEGKAPQAVPLKKSQASMVINSDTDDEEEVSAALTLARLKESQPALWNRDAEEDMAQPVVLLQRSQTTTGRDSDTDEEEKLPVENKEAVPKGHTKIRALFRAHSEKNQHSFRDSDKSVEADKSSPGIHLERSQASTTVDINTQVKESAMVPMQGTNQTDVEAGGGREKLLVVSLEEAWPPPHGLCETDAEEGTSLAASAVADVRKSQLPAEGDAGAEWATAVLKQERALKVGAQGQSPVAQMEQDLPISRENLTDLVVDTDALGESTQRQGEGAQVPTGREREPHVGGTKDSKDNCDDSEDLDLQATQCFLERKNQSLEGSLDEPWEVLATQPFCLRESKDSETQPFDTYLEACGSCLSPPRAIPGDQHPESPVHTEPMGIQGREMQTMDKDMGIPKETTERMAPERVPLERETEKLMPERQTDVTGEEELTRGMQDREQKQLLARDSQRQESGKKGESASPKRNRESSKVEIQTSEEIQEKEVEKQTLPSKTFERDVERPVADRECEPAELEGKVPKVILERGTQRGEPEGGSRDQKGQASSPTPEPGVGARDFPEPASAPIPSGSQSGERGSPVSPRRHQKGLNCKMPPAKKASRIRAAKKASRGDQESPDACLHPTVPETSAPPLKPLNSQSQKRLAPQPLLSPFPPSIEPTIPKTRQNGNREAPGTPLSSELEPFHPKPKIITQKSSRMTPFPATSAALEPQPSTSTTHPDTPKPTSQATRGKTNRSSVKTPETFVPTAPELQPSTSTDQPVTPEPTFQATRGRKNRFSVKTPETVVPTAPEPHPSTSRDQPVTPKPTSQATRGKTNRSSIKTPETFVPTAPELQPSTSTNQLVTHEFTSWATRGRTNRSSVKTPESTVPVAPELPPSTSTDQPVTPEPTSRTTRGRTNKSSVKTPESVVSTAPELQPCTSTDQLVTPEPTSQTTRGRTNKSAVKSPESVVSTAPELQPCTSTDQLVTPEPTSRATRGRKNRSSVKNPERVISTAPELQASTSTDQPVTPEPTSQATRRRKNRSSVKTPETVVPIASELQASAFTDQPVTPEPTSQATRGRKNRPSVKTPETVVPIASELQASASTDQPVTPEPTFQATRGRKNRSSVKTPETVVPIASELQASASTDQPVTPEPTSQATRGRKNRPSVKTPETVVPIASELQASASTDQPVTPEPTSRTTRGRTNRSSVKTPESVVPTAPELQVSASTVQPVTPEPTSQTTRGRTNRSSVKTPESVVPIAPELQPSTSRNQLVTPEPTSRATRGRTDGSSVRTPEPVVPTAPEPLPTTSIDQPVTPKPTSRATRGRVNRSSVKTPKPVEPAASNLEPLIPTDLPVTPEAIAQGSQSKTLRSSIVSAVSVPTTLEFQSPVTTDQPISPEPIPQASCSKRQRVIGNPGSLKTPIDHKPCSAPLETKSQASRNQRWGAVREAESLTAIPEPASFQLLETPTHASQIQKVEAVGRSRFTSEPQPKVSQSRKRAFATTDSPPLQKQPRREVSQKTVFLKEELEDTTEKPGKEEDVMTPKPGKKKRDQAEEEPNSIQSRSLRRTKFTRESTAPKVLFTGVVDAQGERAVLALGGSLADSAAEASHLVTDRIRRTVKFLCALGRGIPILSLDWLHQSRKAGCFLPPDEYVVTDPEQEKNFGFSLQDALSRARERRLLEGYEIHVTPGVQPPPPQMGEIISCCGGTVLPSMPRSYKPQRVVITCSQDFPRCSVPRRVGLPLLSPEFLLTGVLKQEAKPEAFVLSPLEMSST; the protein is encoded by the exons ATGATGGAGGACACCCAAGCTATTGATTGGGACattgaagaagaggaggagacagagcAATCCTGTGAATCCTTGGGGTGTAACTTGGAGCCAGTAGGGCGGCTACATATCTTTAGTGGTGCCCATGGACCAGAAAAAG ATTTCCCACTACACCTTGGGAAGAATGTGATAGGCCGAATGCCTGGCTGCTCTGTGGCCCTGCCCTTTCCATCTATCTCCAAACAACATGCAGAGATTGAAATCTCAGCCTGGGACAAGGCACCTATCCTCCGAGACTGTGGGAGCCTTAATGGTACTCAAATCCTGAGGCCTCCTAAGGTTTTGAGCCCTGGGGTGAGTCACCGTCTGAGGGACCAGGAATTGATTCTCTTTGCTGACTTGCCCTGCCAGTACCATCGCCTGGATGTCCCCCTGCCCTTTGTCTCCCGGGGCCCTCTGACTGTAGAAGAGACACCCAGGGTACAGGGAGGAACTCAACCCCAGAGGCTTCTGTTGGCTGAGGACTCAGAGGAGGAAGTAG ATTCTCTTTCTGAAAGGTGTGTGATAAAAAAATCAAGGACAACATCTTCCTCCGTGGGAATGATAGTTCCAGAGAG TGATGAAGAGGGGAATTCCCCTGTCCTGGGTGGCCCTGGGCTGCCTTTTGCCTTCACTTTGAACAGTGACACAGTTGCAGAAGATCAGCAACCAGCCACAGAGGAGGCCTCCTCAGCTGCCAGAAGAGGTGCTGCTATAGAGCCAGAGCAGTCTGAAGCTGAAGTCACAACTGAAATCCAGCTTGAAAAGAATCAGCCTTCAGTGAAGGAGAGGGACAATGACACAAAAGTCAAGAGGGGTGCAGGGAATGGGGTTGTTTTAGCTGGGATGATGCTGGAGAGGAGCCAACCTCCTGCAGAGGACAGTGACACAGATGTGGATGATGACAGCAGGCCTCCTGGAAGGCCAGCTGAGGTCCATTTAGAAAGGGTTCAGCCTCTTGGCTTCATCGACAGTGACACTGATATAGAAGAAGAGGGGATCCCAGCAACCCCAGCTGTAGTTCCtatgaagaagaggaagatctTCCATGGAGTTGGTATAAGGGGTCCTGGAGCACCAGGGCTGGCCCATCTGCAGGAGAGTCAGGCTGGTAGTGATACAGATATGGAGGAGGGCAAAGCCCCACAGGCTGTCCCTCTGAAAAAAAGCCAAGCTTCCATGGTGATCAATAGCGATACAGATGATGAGGAAGAAGTCTCAGCAGCGCTGACTTTAGCACGTCTGAAAGAGAGTCAACCTGCTCTATGGAACAGAGATGCAGAAGAGGACATGGCCCAACCTGTGGTCCTTCTGCAGCGAAGCCAAACCACCACTGGGAGAGACAGTGACACAGATGAGGAGGAAAAGCTCCCAGTGGAAAATAAAGAAGCTGTCCCCAAGGGTCACACAAAGATTAGAGCCCTTTTTAGAGCGCATTCAGAAAAAAACCAACATTCTTTTAGGGACAGTGATAAGAGTGTGGAAGCAGATAAGAGTTCACCTGGGATCCACCTGGAGAGAAGCCAAGCCTCCACCACAGTGGACATCAACACACAAGTGAAGGAGTCAGCCATGGTGCCTATGCAGGGGACAAATCAAACAGATGTGGAAGCAGGTGGGGGACGAGAAAAGCTGCTTGTGGTATCTCTAGAAGAAGCCTGGCCTCCTCCACATGGGCTCTGTGAAACAGATGCAGAGGAGGGCACCTCCTTGGCAGCCTCAGCAGTTGCAGATGTAAGAAAGAGCCAGCTTCCAGCAGAAGGGGATGCTGGGGCAGAGTGGGCAACAGCTGTTCTTAAGCAGGAGAGAGCTCTTAAGGTGGGGGCCCAAGGTCAATCACCTGTGGCACAAATGGAGCAGGACCTCCCTATCTCAAGAGAGAACCTCACAGATCTGGTGGTGGATACAGATGCTTTAGGGGAATCCACCCAGCGACAGGGAGAGGGAGCCCAGGTCCCcacaggaagggagagagaaccACATGTGGGTGGAACCAAGGACTCTAAAGACAACTGTGATG ATTCTGAAGATCTGGACCTACAAGCTACCCAATGCTTTCTGGAGAGAAAGAATCAGAGCTTAGAAG GTAGCCTAGATGAACCATGGGAGGTCCTGGCTACACAGCCATTCTGTCTGAGAGAGTCCAAGGACTCTGAGACCCAGCCTTTTGACACCTACCTTGAGGCCTGTGGATCTTGCCTGTCTCCACCTAGGGCAATACCAGGAGACCAACATCCAGAGAGCCCAGTCCACACAGAGCCAATGGGGATTCAAGGCAGAGAGATGCAGACTATGGATAAAGATATGGGTATAccaaaagaaacaacagagagGATGGCCCCTGAGAGAGTGCCATTGGAGAGGGAAACTGAGAAACTGATgccagaaagacagacagatgtAACAGGAGAGGAAGAATTAACCAGGGGCATGCAGGACAGAGAACAAAAACAGTTGTTAGCTAGAGACAGTCAGAGACAAGAATCTGGCAAAAAGGGGGAAAGTGCAAGTCCTAAAAGAAATAGGGAGAGTTCAAAGGTAGAAATTCAGACATCTGAGGAAATACAGGAGAAAGAAGTAGAGAAGCAGACCCTTCCAAGCAAAACATTTGAGAGAGACGTAGAGAGACCAGTAGCAGACAGAGAGTGTGAGCCAGCTGAGTTAGAAGGGAAGGTGCCCAAAGTGATCCTGGAGAGAGGCACACAGAGGGGGGAGCCAGAGGGAGGGAGCCGGGACCAGAAAGGGCAGGCCTCCAGCCCAACACcagagcctggggtgggggcgAGGGACTTTCCAgaacctgcctcagcccccataCCTTCTGGGAGCCAGTCAGGTGAAAGGGGATCCCCAGTGAGCCCCAGGAGGCATCAGAAAG GCCTGAATTGCAAGATGCCACCTGCTAAGAAGGCTTCCAGGATCAGAGCTGCTAAGAAAGCTTCCAGG GGTGATCAGGAATCTCCAGATGCTTGTCTGCATCCTACAGTGCCTGAAACGTCAGCCCCACCCCTAAAGCCCCTTAACTCTCAGAGCCAGAAACGTCTTGCACCTCAgccccttctttctccctttccaccTTCTATCGAGCCAACCATTCCTAAGACCAGGCAAAATGGGAATCGGGAAGCTCCAGGGACTCCCTTGTCCTCAGAGCTGGAGCCTTTTCATCCAAAGCCTAAGATCATAACTCAGAAGTCCTCCAGGATGACACCCTTTCCAGCTACCTCAGCTGCCCTTGAGCCCCAGCCTTCCACCTCCACAACCCATCCAGACACTCCCAAGCCCACATCTCAGGCCACTAGGGGCAAGACAAATAGGTCCTCTGTCAAGACCCCTGAAACATTTGTCCCCACAGCCCCTGAGCTCCAGCCTTCCACTTCCACAGACCAGCCTGTCACACCTGAGCCCACATTTCAGGCTACTAGGGGAAGAAAAAATAGATTCTCTGTCAAGACCCCTGAAACAGTTGTCCCCACAGCCCCTGAGCCCCACCCTTCCACCTCCAGAGACCAGCCTGTCACTCCCAAGCCCACATCTCAGGCCACTAGGGGCAAGACAAATAGGTCCTCTATCAAGACCCCTGAAACATTTGTACCTACAGCCCCTGAGCTCCAGCCTTCCACCTCCACAAACCAACTTGTCACCCATGAGTTTACGTCTTGGGCTACTAGGGGCAGGACAAATAGGTCCTCTGTCAAGACCCCTGAATCAACTGTCCCTGTAGCCCCTGAGCTCCCACCTTCCACCTCCACAGACCAGCCTGTCACCCCTGAGCCCACATCTCGGACCACTAGGGGCAGGACAAATAAGTCCTCTGTCAAGACTCCTGAATCAGTTGTATCCACAGCCCCTGAGCTCCAACCTTGCACCTCCACAGACCAGCTTGTCACCCCTGAGCCCACATCTCAGACCACTAGGGGCAGGACAAATAAGTCCGCTGTCAAGTCCCCTGAATCAGTTGTATCCACAGCCCCTGAGCTCCAACCTTGCACCTCCACAGACCAGCTTGTCACCCCTGAGCCCACATCTCGGGCTactagaggaagaaaaaatagatcCTCTGTCAAGAACCCTGAACGAGTTATCTCCACAGCCCCTGAGCTCCAGGCCTCCACCTCCACAGACCAGCCTGTCACCCCTGAGCCTACATCTCAGGCTACTAGGCGAAGAAAAAATAGGTCCTCTGTCAAGACCCCTGAAACAGTAGTCCCCATAGCCTCTGAGCTCCAGGCTTCTGCCTTCACAGACCAGCCTGTCACCCCTGAGCCCACATCTCAGGCTACTAGGGGAAGAAAAAATAGGCCCTCTGTCAAGACCCCTGAAACAGTTGTCCCCATAGCCTCTGAGCTCCAGGCTTCTGCCTCCACAGACCAGCCTGTCACCCCTGAGCCCACATTTCAGGCTACTAGGGGAAGAAAAAATAGGTCCTCTGTCAAGACCCCTGAAACAGTTGTCCCCATAGCCTCTGAGCTCCAGGCTTCTGCCTCCACAGACCAGCCTGTCACCCCTGAGCCCACATCTCAGGCTACTAGGGGAAGAAAAAATAGGCCCTCTGTCAAGACCCCTGAAACAGTTGTCCCCATAGCCTCTGAGCTCCAGGCTTCTGCCTCCACAGACCAGCCTGTCACCCCTGAGCCCACATCTCGGACCACTAGGGGCAGGACAAACAGGTCCTCTGTCAAGACCCCTGAATCAGTCGTACCCACAGCCCCTGAGCTCCAGGTTTCTGCCTCCACAGTTCAACCTGTAACCCCTGAGCCTACATCTCAGACCACTAGGGGCAGGACAAATAGGTCCTCTGTCAAGACCCCTGAATCAGTTGTCCCTATAGCCCCTGAGCTCCAGCCTTCGACCTCCAGAAACCAGCTTGTCACCCCTGAGCCCACATCTAGGGCCACTAGGGGCAGGACAGATGGGTCTTCTGTCAGGACCCCTGAACCAGTTGTCCCCACAGCCCCTGAGCCCCTTCCTACAACCTCCATAGACCAGCCTGTCACACCTAAGCCCACATCTAGAGCCACTAGAGGAAGAGTAAATAGGTCCTCTGTCAAGACTCCCAAACCAGTTGAACCAGCAGCCTCTAATCTTGAGCCTCTTATCCCCACAGACCTGCCTGTCACCCCTGAGGCCATAGCTCAGGGTAGTCAGAGCAAAACACTGAGGTCTTCTATAGTAAGTGCTGTGTCCGTTCCTACCACCCTTGAATTCCAGTCCCCTGTTACCACAGATCAGCCTATTTCCCCTGAGCCTATTCCTCAAGCTAGTTGCAGCAAGAGGCAGAGAGTCATTGGGAATCCTGGCTCCCTCAAAACTCCCATTGACCATAAGCCTTGCTCTGCACCCCTGGAAACTAAATCCCAGGCCTCAAGGAACCAAAGATGGGGAGCAGTTAGAGAAGCTGAATCCCTTACAGCCATTCCTGAGCCTGCCTCTTTCCAGCTTCTTGAGACACCAACTCATGCCTCCCAGatccaaaaggtggaagcagTAGGTAGATCTAGGTTTACCTCAGAGCCCCAGCCTAAGGTCTCTCAAAGCCGCAAGAGGGCTTTTGCTACCACGGATTCACCACCACTTCAAAAACAGCCCCGAAGAGAAGTCTCCCAGAAGACAGTGTTTCTCAAGGAAGAGTTAGAAGATACTACAGAGAAGCCAGGGAAAGAAGAG GATGTCATGACTCcaaaaccaggcaagaaaaagagagaccagGCAGAGGAGGAGCCCAATAGCATACAGAGCCGCAGCCTCCGACGGACCAAATTTACCCGGGAATCAACAGCCCCCAAA GTGCTCTTCACAGGAGTGGTGGATGCCCAGGGAGAGCGGGCCGTGCTGGCACTGGGGGGAAGTCTGGCTGATTCAGCGGCAGAGGCTTCCCACCTGGTCACTGATCGAATCCGCCGGACAGTCAAGTTCCTGTGTGCCCTGGGGCGGGGAATCCCCATTCTCTCCCTGGACTGGCTGCATCAG TCCCGCAAGGCTGGTTGCTTCTTACCCCCGGATGAATATGTGGTGACTGATCCTGAGCAAGAGAAGAACTTTGGCTTTAGCCTTCAAGATGCTCTGAGCCGGGCTCGGGAGCGAAGGCTGCTGGAG GGCTATGAGATCCATGTGACCCCTGGAGTCCAGCCACCACCACCTCAGATGGGAGAGATCATCAGCTGCTGTGGAGGCACTGTCCTACCCAGCATGCCTCGGTCCTATAAG